The sequence below is a genomic window from Aerosakkonema funiforme FACHB-1375.
CTAACCCCTATCCCCTAACCCCTCTCTTCCAACTCTCTCGCTTCTGCCACAATGGGATTGATATCAAACCACGATTCGCCATCATCGTGATATTCAAAGACAAATCGACTGCGGATCAACTTTTGGTATCCATCATCATCGGTAACTCTTTTGCGTTGTCTCACCTGTCGCAATAATTCCCATTCTGCATCGGAAATTGGCATAGTCATATTATTGCGACGAGAACGAATCACTGCTTCTAGATTTGTACGCGAGAGGGGAAATTGCCTTTCCTTCTTGATCCACTCGTTCAGCAATCGCAACAAGTCTCGCACATGACCGCCACTAACGCGACACAAACGGTCTAAAGTTTCGCGACTGTCAAAAACTTCGGTAATGGCGTCGAGGCGTTCTGACTCGGTTTTGTCTGGAAATGCCCTCGCCATCACCATTTGTCGCAGCAATGCCATTCCTTCTTCGCATTCGCTACCATCTCTTAATTGTACCGGCACCATCGGCAAAACTTTCGGTTCGTCAAATCGCTGGGTCAGATTCCCGTAGTCGTTGGAGAATTTGAGGGCTAGCGGCATAGTATAAAGTACGTGACAGTGCAGCTTACTTAAATACTCACCCTGATCCACAAATATATATTCTTGTTGCGGACGACCCCACGACTTCTGGCGACTGTCGAGGCGATCGAGATTATCGACAATTGCCACTAATCCTTTTTTACCTTGCTGTTTCAGTTTTGCGATCGCAGGTTCTAACAATTCTCGATTAATTGCTTCCAACAAGGGAACTTTCTGTGGGCCCAAATACTGATTCAGTTTTTCCCGCAGGGTGGGGTCGCTTTTTACTTTACTGGTAATTTCGCCAATACCAAAGGCGAGAGTGAACTTTTCCCCTTCCGAACTCACCCCCACATCGTTACCCGCCAGTTTAAATTTCAGTCCCGTCACATCGGAGGTTAACACCCGCGCCGCACCTTGCAGCAACTCCTTGAATTTTTTAGGTTCCGCCAGTTCCAGCTGTTCCAGACTTTGGCTGATGCGACGTGCGATCGCTAACATGATATCGCTGATATCGACATCCGTCATTTCCAAGTCGTCACTGGATTCAAAATATACTACGTGGTAACCTTCATCCTCCAATTCTGCTTTCAACCGCAATAATTCTGTAGACTTGCCACAACCAATATGCCCGGTAAATAAAATACAAGTACGATCGTCAGTTGCAAAATACGTGATGTTATACTTCAGTTCATCAATAATTTTGCCCCCTCGAACTGAGGCAAAATCTATGTAACACTTTTCGTCTTCGGGATTTTTGATATTTAAAGTTCTCGCCGGGTTGGTCGCCTGAAAAAATGTCCGTAAATCTAAACCCATACTCCTCCTTTGGTTAGCTTTAATACTAATTACTTCAGTATATTGCACTCGTTCAGCAACTGGGTTTCTTACATCTGTCCTTAGCTAGAAGCTTACATGGGTGAGAAGTTCTAGCCTATTTCTTTAGCCTTATCGATCGAGATGCAAGATATAAAATTATGTTTTTCCCGAACTCCGACCCGGAACATAGACTTTTGAGGGGATCTCAGTTTGAGTGGACTGGTGCTGTTAGGCAAAAATCACTCTGGCGGAGGATGGGGAA
It includes:
- a CDS encoding P-loop NTPase fold protein; protein product: MGLDLRTFFQATNPARTLNIKNPEDEKCYIDFASVRGGKIIDELKYNITYFATDDRTCILFTGHIGCGKSTELLRLKAELEDEGYHVVYFESSDDLEMTDVDISDIMLAIARRISQSLEQLELAEPKKFKELLQGAARVLTSDVTGLKFKLAGNDVGVSSEGEKFTLAFGIGEITSKVKSDPTLREKLNQYLGPQKVPLLEAINRELLEPAIAKLKQQGKKGLVAIVDNLDRLDSRQKSWGRPQQEYIFVDQGEYLSKLHCHVLYTMPLALKFSNDYGNLTQRFDEPKVLPMVPVQLRDGSECEEGMALLRQMVMARAFPDKTESERLDAITEVFDSRETLDRLCRVSGGHVRDLLRLLNEWIKKERQFPLSRTNLEAVIRSRRNNMTMPISDAEWELLRQVRQRKRVTDDDGYQKLIRSRFVFEYHDDGESWFDINPIVAEARELEERG